The window GCAACCCCgatcctttctttttaatggcTTCTGAATCCTCTAATGTTCTTTTCCACCACCATTGCTGACTTTGACGCCACAGGGGCCGTCGCCATGGCTGCCGCAGGCGGAGCCAATTGATTACTCTTCAACTCCACCCTATTGACCTCAAAATCACCTTTCGCCATATTCTGTACATACAACTTCACCTTTTCCGACCCAATCAGTTTTCCCTTAACTAATATaacctctttcattttttttttctcaatcttCCCTTCAACGTTCACAAAAATCCTAACCTCATGAACCTCATGATCCTCATCAGCATTCTCATCGAAAATATACAGGATCTCGAGAAGGCTATCGACCTTCTACAGAGATTTACCTTCAAAATCTGAGAGCTGCACCGGCCTCTTTGCCAACCAAGTTATCGCCTctcttctcgccaaaattggcttcTTCGTCCACCGTGGCGACTCTTCccgcttcaacattgtctttgtcccttgctctaggtttccccctTCTACCTCTTGGGTTATCACTGGACTCTAGGTTTCCCCCTTCTACCTCTTCTAGTTAGAACTCTAGGTTCCCCTTCTACCTCTTGGGTTAGATATTATCACTGGACTCTAGGTTTCCCCCTTCTACCTCTTGGGTTAGAAATATTATCACATTATCACTGGAGCCAAGGCACGAAGCCAAGGCACCATCGTGGCTGAGCGACGATTCCTCTTAAAGAGTTaagacatattctcgccgaagccaagACATCGCCTCTAAGTGACGATCCCTCTACAGTCTTCCTTCGAATCAGGTTGtcgacatcttcacgaaaagtgtttctcgacctctctttaaatttttcaaatcaaagcttcacgttcgttcaaattcGACGCTCAGTTTGTAGACGTGTTAGGATAATATCTTTTCTTTGGGACGAGGGTTGGCAAACGTGTTTAAActtcattgttttttattattactattctTCGAGTTCCACAAAGCAAGTTTGACACTCAACATTAGTGGTGCGCAACGAATAGTGTATTAATTTCTAGATTTCCAAAATCCATTTCGTTATTTTCATATCTGTATCTATATTTCTCAACTTATTCCTTCAATAAAACGCAATTAATTTCATACAATTTCATCAATTGTGAAAACATGTCAAATAATGGAAGccataaaataatgataatcataatatttttatttaaccatTGAAACTATAGAATTTATGTGAATCAAAGTAAAACTCTAAAAGCTTTATAAAGAGATCTTATTGTTGATATTAAAATAGAACCAAGAACACGAAATGAAAAGCATGCATACTCACAATCCTAGTATAAACCTAATTTATTACTACAAcaaaagcatatgaaattaaCAGTGCCTAGTGCAAAAGCAGCGGTGACGGAACCCAACACAGTGGCCTCCGGTGAAGCCTTCGTTGCGGCAAACCTCTGCGCAGTTGTGGTCAATGATGCATGTCCCATGGAACCTGTGGCTTTGTGACTCGCAAACCCTGCCCTCGCATCG is drawn from Cucurbita pepo subsp. pepo cultivar mu-cu-16 unplaced genomic scaffold, ASM280686v2 Cp4.1_scaffold002449, whole genome shotgun sequence and contains these coding sequences:
- the LOC111786690 gene encoding defensin-like protein 1, which encodes MKRCSRPSCGLLVMLFLVLLAMPYEEVGVRRCEGRVCESQSHRFHGTCIIDHNCAEVCRNEGFTGGHCVGFRHRCFCTRHC